Proteins found in one Mercenaria mercenaria strain notata unplaced genomic scaffold, MADL_Memer_1 contig_2924, whole genome shotgun sequence genomic segment:
- the LOC128552578 gene encoding solute carrier family 22 member 21-like: MGYFVPESFRWLVSKMKFEQADRSIDFVANVNRVPKPDLKKIFDSAATEINTPSNTTTVFSVSTAWFSMSLGMESISVNIYLTIFLINLVDIPVHLVAGPLLNRLGRKKLCFVSFGLSGILSCVSGILQHFDQLPRSSVSLKVASLVISLLAKMAVSTAYLAITIFTTELYPTVVRCKIIHDIDVCVKAYRLDIQIEKTIGYGFQTTVGRIGAIAAPLLIYLDKLFPGLMYFTCGVLIFLSAGTIARLKETKDVTLPDSI; encoded by the exons ATGGGATA CTTTGTTCCAGAAAGTTTCAGGTGGTTGGTTTCCAAGATGAAGTTTGAACAAGCTGACAGATCAATCGACTTCGTAGCAAATGTTAACAGGGTGCCTAAACCagatttgaagaaaatattcgATTCAGCGGCAACTGAAATAAATACACCATCAAACACCACTACTGT GTTTTCTGTTAGTACTGCTTGGTTTAGTATGTCCCTTGGAATGGAGAGCATTTCTGTCAACATTTATCTGACCATATTCCTCATCAACCTGGTGGACATACCTGTACATTTAGTAGCCGGACCATTATTGAACAG ACTCGGTAGAAAGAAGTTATGTTTCGTCTCATTTGGTCTGTCAGGCATACTGAGTTGCGTTTCTGgcattttgcaacattttg ATCAGCTTCCAAGGTCTTCAGTGTCTCTCAAAGTTGCCAGTTTGGTCATTTCATTACTGGCAAAAATGGCTGTTTCAACGGCATACCTTGCTATTACTATCTTTACTACGGAATTATATCCCACTGTAGTGAG ATGTAAAATAATACATGACATTGACGTCTGTGTGAAAGCTTACAGACTTGACATTCAGATTGAAAA GACAATAGGTTATGGTTTTCAGACAACAGTTGGAAGAATTGGTGCAATAGCAGCTCCATTGTTGATTTATCTT GATAAACTTTTTCCTGGACTGATGTATTTTACCTGTGGTGTTTTGATATTCCTGTCGGCTGGAACTATTGCGCGTCTGAAAGAAACAAAGGATGTGACACTGCCGGACTCCATATGA